AGTGAGaatacaaaatcattttttaccatAAGCCCTTCggcattttgaaaagtcaattcaTTCTAATCTAATCGATTTCTAGATCAGAGTGATCATTCATATTTGTAAAATGTACgtagatcaaaatttattcttttcagACTGAAGTATtatctggaaatttttgaaatgagttgTAATATCACGAGCAAGATTTGCTATATAGTTGCTACAgttatcaaattatcaattatttatttataatatgAAATGACATGattgcataggtaggtaggtactgcatagaaaaattactcattagtcatttgtaatgaataataattgaaacaataaattaatatcaCGCAAAATAGCGAAATTAGGCAGTTTGAatctattttcaataaaaattgtaagtttgcTATACTGACTATATCCTTTTGTCATTTGTGTGTGGGGAATGCGTTCTCATTGGTCGGAGTAAAATCCAGTTTTGCGGCGGCTAACGATTAGTGTATCGAAGGTGTACCTATTCGATTAGAAGCTGATTGCGGAGCTACATTCACCTTAATTTCGATGAGTGAATTTAAACGATTGGGTATCAAGACACCGTTACGTCCAAGTCGTTATACCTTACGCATCTACGATAAGAGCTTGGTTAAAATTGCTGGCTACGTACCTGTTCGAGTCGAATATGATGGGAAAGAGTATAAACTCATTCTACGAGTTGTGCATGGCGATTATGATAGTGTAATTGGACGTGATTGGATTTTTCCTATGCAACTCGATATTCGTCAACTGAATGCAGAAATAGCACCGATTCATAAAATCGATATTGACCTAAATGCTGAGATCGATAAATTGGTGTCAGAATTTGCTGATATTTTTGGCGATAGTCCGGGACGCTTACCTGGTGAACCAGTATCGTTTAAACTGTGTGCTGATGCCAATCCTATTTTTTGCCGTGCGCGTAGTGTTCCATATGCGCTGCGGGATGCAGTAAACGAAGAAATTGATCGTCTGGTTCGTGAGAAAATCTATACGCCAACTGAAACCTCCGAGTGGGCAACACCTATAGTTCCGGTGGTTAAATCAAATGGTTCTGTGCGACTTACCGGTGATTATAGTGTGACGTTGAACAAATATATCATACCGGAAGAATACCAAATTCCGAATTCCGAAGAAATGCTTATGGAACTCGAGGGTATACTGTTTGCAAAGTATGATATTGTTGAAGCGTATATGCATATGGGAGTTACCGCAGAATGCGCTAAATTACTGGCGGTGAACACACCCAAAGGTGTCCATCTCGTAAATTGCCTTAATTATGGTATTCAGTGCGCTCCATCGAAATTTCAACGAAGATTGGaagaaataattcgaaaaatacccggttttaaaaatttttttgatgatattcGTCAAGCATCAAAGACACCGGAAGAACATTTACAACGAATGCGTATGTTTTTCGAAGTTTGTCGTACAAATAATCTGCGattgaataaacaaaaatgCGTGTTTGTCACTGATAAGCTCAACTACCTTGGTTACACCATTGATGCGAATGGATTGCATAAAACGACCGAAAAAGTTGATCTTATTTTGAATATTCCACAACCAACGAATTTGGATGAATTGCAGTCGTTCATTGGTTTAGTTGGTTATTATTCCAAATTTATACCGAATTTCAGTGATATCGCTCATCCACTGAACCAGTTGCGCCGGAAAAACGTTCCTTTTGTATGGTCGAATGCTTGCGAAATGGCTTTTTGCAAATTAAAAGAAGAAATTGCCAGTGACCGAGTGCTGTGTCATTACAATCCGGCGAAAGAGCTGATATTATCGACAGATGCTTCACCATTTGCATTAGGTGCGGTACTAAGTCATCGTTTTGCTGAAGGAGAAAGGCCAATTGCTTTTGTCTCAAGAACGTTGACCGAGACAGAATCGAGGTATAGCCAATTGGACAAGGAGGCTTTGGCCATTTATTGGGGAATGAAAAAGTTCTTTAATTACCTGTATGGTAGGCCTTTTACCTTGATAACTGATTGCAAACCGCTACTGTCAATATTTGCGCCGTCAGCTGCCAAACCTGCGTTAAGTGCGAATCGTTTGCTTCATTACGCACTTTTCCTTCAAGGATTCAACTACAAGGTCATCTATCGTCGCTCTTCTGAACACATAAATGCTGATTTTGCTTCTCGCCATCCGCATCAGATTGCTAATGCATCACAAATTGATGTACCTACATGGTCTCACATAAATACTATCAATGTGTTACCTGTAAATGCGGAAATGATCGCGGAAGCTACGTTGTTAGAACCCTCATCAGCATCCTTAATTGCCCAGCTGAGAGGGGAAGAGCGGTGTACGTTAAAACCGAGTGAATTAGCTCAATATTCTCTACATGGTAATTGCATCATGAAAAATGACTGTGTGTATATACCTGCATCTTTACGCAAGCCTGTGTTAGCTGAATTACATCGAGGTCACTGCGGCATCGTTCGGTGTAAACAGTTAGCTAGGAGTTATGTCTACTGGCCTAAAATTGATCGAGACATTGAAGAAATGGTATCTGCGTGTCCGACCTGCGTTAAAAAGGATCCGCCTAAAGAACCATTTCACCCTTGGCAAAATCCGAATGCTCCATGGTTGCGCATCCATGCGGATATTGGTCAAGTTGGCAATACATACTTGCTAGTTATTGTTGATGCATCTTCGAAGTGGCCTGAGGGTTACGTATTACACTCGACAACATCTCAGAGAATAATTGCATGCTTCGAAGATACTTTTGCTCGATTTGGGTTACCTGCGACCTTGGTCACCGATAATGGGCCTCAATTTGCTGCCACTGAATTTGCCGAATTTGTTCGAAGAAATGGTATCAACCATGTTTTTTCACCTCCGTACTGCCCTTACTCCAATGGCCAAGCAGAACGATTTATTCAAATTGTTAAACGAGGTATTGCAGCTGATCAAGTTGGTAGTATGGAAGAACGTTTACAAAGAGTACTTTTTGCTTATCGACGAAATAAGTGCTCATCTACTGGTAAATCACCTGCTGCTGCGATGTTGGGTCGAGAATTGCGAACTCATTTAGACCTGGTTAAACCTACGAATGCTCCTGAAACATCAACCATTCCTGCTCGTCGTTCGTTCAACGTTAATGAAAAGGTACAACTGCGTATGTACAATAATCGACAGAAATGGATCAATGGTGTAGTACTGCAGAAATTAGGAGAAGTGGTTTATCTGGTCAAAGATGAATCTAACCAGACCCATAAACGTCATATTAATCAACTAAGACGAGCTGCAGTTCCAAAAGCCAATCCAatacctatttcgatattttcggATCCTGCATCAAGATCAAATGAGAATATTCCTGCGCCGCGTACGCCTCAATCTGCACCGCGTACGCCTCCACCAGCGCCGATGCGTCGTTCCGAGCGAGAGCGTCACGCGCCCTTGCGTTATTCTCCTTAGGGGGGAAGACTGTTATGTCGCTATTATCTCGATAGATCGCACTCGTGCGTTCTGACGTGTTGTAAATAACCACTCTTGAAGTCCAACAAAGTTGTACTTTTAAACTATCATTCATGCTCGTGTAAATATATTCGTGtagtaaaaaatgtaattaaaatgtataaaatgcAAGTGCAGTTTCGTCTTCGTTCTTAATGCAAGGATATATTAGAATCGGTTTAGGGTCATTTCTTCGTCGCGCTTCCAATCGAATTCGTCCATCGTTGTTCACATTATAGTTGCGATTATTAGATGTACTGGGCATAGCAGCGTTATTTCGATACATATCGGAATTCATACTAAAAATCTTAGATGAACCAGGAAATACCAAATTACAGTCAGCTTGAATAATATTAGCAATACTATACAGGATCCGTCTAATGATAAATTGTAATAATCCACAGGTCGTTGGAAAATGTCGAGATTATCTTCAAGTATCGTGAGAAAACAATCGAGATAAAAATACAGCGTTAACGTGAAGAAAATCAATTGGCAAGGTAGTAGCAGATGAGTCCAGGGGAATATCCACATATAAGTTGAATTATTAGTTGAGCCAAATCGATGTTCACGTTCAATGAAAAcctgtgaaaaattaaacagaCGAAAGcgtatattttatttcaaaatattatccgTTATAAGCTGAAAATAATCCAAATTCTGCTTTCAGGTCGGAAGTCGTCGATCCAAGTTATGAGATGAGAAGTGAAGTTATCCGAGAGAGCGATGACAATATAATGAATTCTCGAAATAAAACGCTTCGTATTATCGACGAAATATTTGGAAATTGGTTTGAGGCAGCGTGCGGTAGGAGTGGGGGTAACGATGCGCGGACAGCTGGCAGTTGTTTCGTTGCGTAAGCGGCGGCGACGCATGGTGGGGGGAAGAGGTTCAAGGTTGTGTCGTTGACATTGATGACTCATACCTCCCCGCAACCCGTTCACTTCCTATCAACATAAATCTTGTCGAAATGTGAAAGTTTGTCGAATCGTGAAAATTGGTTTATTTCTGTCGAACAACTTAGAAATTTTCTGTTCGAAAATATCGATGCGAGTTTGCGTGTGAATATTATTACGAGTTCTTCATGTAATAAAACTTCTTCCGTGTTGAAATCGCTGAAATCGAGTATTCTTCGTTATAAGCTGGTCGATGATGGAAAATGAACAAACTTACGTGTTTCCATATTCAACAAAATGTGAAGAAACTGCCCCAAAACCAAGTATTTCCAAATATCATCGAAAATTTCGTTTTGGATGAAATTGACAACTTGATTTTGAGTAAGtacgaaattgaaattcgtcTTTTTGTTCGCGTTTGAAGTGCCAATGTGGTCGAAATGATGCGTTTTATAAGTTGCATTTCCGGCGACAAGTCAGGTCATCGTGGATTTTATAAAATCGTTGTACGAATTCCATCTTTCTTCAACGCGAATAGCGTTTATATACTCGTGTGTAAAATTCTGTTTAATTCGATTATAAGATGATACAgaattttattcttcttttCCATTCGAGTGAAATGCCAATGTGATCGAAATGATGCGTAATTGGAATTGCATTTTCGACGACAAGTCAGGTTTCTGGGAATTTTATGTCATTTCGTCGATGTATAGGGTCGACGTGAATAAATATATTCGTACGAATTCCATCTTCTTCTTCTCGAATGGTGTTCATCTTGATTGATTCGCAAGTAGATATAAGTATTTTGATAATTCATTTGATggtatttttccaaatcttcgtataaattgaaattaaattatcaaTTCTTCGCGTAATGTCGATATTTGCGAATCGCGGTGTTATTAGATGAAACTATCGTGTTTAATCGCTGAAATTATGGAATATTTTCCATGCGCGGTGTTAACAAAAATACATATGACTCGAtccaaattttctcaattattcGAATTCGTGTGTGCCAACATAGTCGCGTACTTATGTCAGTAGGTCGAATACGATAATATAATCGATATTAATAAGGAGAATCTAAAAAATGGGTATGAAAAGACATATCGATGGAAGCTAATGATACGCAGAATTCTCTCCGTCATGGCCATATGAGATGAATTTGTGAAATATGATTGCTTTTTCGATCGTCTCTACACCTACGACGTGTCTTGTTGTCGTAGGACTTTGTGAACATTAATCACTGCTAATACATAAGACAATGCTCGTGTTCTCACCGTAAATTAGTTGTTTGTGCTCCTCTTCCCCACACAAATCGATGAAATCGTTGAAGTACTTCCACGGACAAATATTGATATGCCATAGTCGAGTAAGTATAAgctgtttcataattttaatcTCGAAATGGGATGGTAAAATCGTCCATAATCCAATCCTGGAGATTCATGGTGTTATAAGTTGAGTCGTGAAGTGAGTACTTTTAAATCGATTGAGAATATCGTGATGTTGAAAACAGTGCAATAATCGTAATTTCGAAGTTTTCAATCCGGTGTTTAGGAGCTATGAAAAAGTCGGTTGAGTTGAAAACATATCCCCATCTTTTTCGTAAATGTAGTTGGAATATTTACGAGTCGGCTGCGTCGAGTTGATTTCGGATCCAGGTATCAtgatatgaaattaaaaatgtaatcaCCGGGACTAATTATGAACAAAATTAGCCTTTTCACATTATGAGCTGAATTCTGGAATAGGTCGAATATCGTCTACCGAAACTAAGGATGCATCCATCAGGTCTAATTTCTCGTAAAATTAGCCTTTTCGGTCGACTATCTGAATTCTTCTGATCGTTCACTTGTAGTCGATATTGAATTAAAGATGAAATTATCAGGTCTAATTTCTTGAATAATTAGCCTTTCGGATCGATTTCAGGAACATAACTCTTGCGTTATTTGACGTGATTGAGCCGCTTATAAGATGAAAATAGGTCTCCGTGCCCCACTGAGGGGTTCAGTGGGGTCTAGGGTCCAACTCCTTCTTCATAGGTTCGAGTTTTTTCGAGCCCTGGGCGCCGATACTTATATTAGCGCCACCACAgtgtaacaaaaaataaaaagaatattTATTCACGTTCCACTGAGGAGTTTCTTAAGATCAAGAGCCCAACTCATAGTCGTGGGTTCGAGCCTTcgagccccacgttgggcgccaaaaaCTATGTACCGGTAtcttgtaaaattcaaaattgcgtaAAACAATTTGGGGATTTTTATTGAAGTATAGAAATATAGACTAATCTATACCCCTTTGCCTGTTCTGGATATCTTTTTAAGCACTGGGTTGTTATTAATTAATAGCTTGTAAAATATAGGACGATATCTCTTGCGATCTGTTAACTAGCTCATAGAATCTTCAGGGTCGTGATAGATCGCAGACagattttggttatttttgataCGACATAATTTAATTTATACGAGTTGGGCTCATTTTTATAAGATGGATAACTATAAGATGTCTTGAATTCGCTGAAATCAGTATACACTGATTGAGATGGAATCGAAAATAGAGATTTTCGACTATTATACTTACGGTTCAGGATCGATATGAGATGAAAATACTTCGACGATTCGACgttcaaaataatcattttgaacattttataaTACTCGGCTTATGCACTCGAACTAATTACGATAGGAATAAATTGAGAACACACAAATAACTTCGTAACACACGATTTAATTAGTTTGAAACGCATCGCAATACTAATTCTTGCTCACCATTTAAGGGAGGATATTGAAGGTTATTTGACTACTTTGtggaaaaaatagattttggaaaacttaGGTCTATAACACGggaaacttatcagaataagcCTAGGACTGGTTTTTGGATTACTTAGGTCAATAACACGAGGATGCTTAGGTCAATAAAACTTAGGTCAATAAACTTAGGGAAATAACACGAGGATGCTTAGGTCAATAAGGAAATAATaaggaaaaggaaaataataaaacgaaCTCCACGATAATTTTACGAAGGCGATCTGAGTATGTAAAGAAAACACCAACGACCCCCGAGGGAACACTCACGTATGGAATTTGAATTACAATTCCTCATTGGGCTGGTCCATTATTAGCTGCGTAACTATAAGATGACAGGTCGAATACATCAACTTGATCTGGAAATTTTACTAAGTccagaaaactgaaacttaGTAAAATATTTTGGCGTCGAAAAGAACCGGAACGGAACTGCCTGCTATGTTGGGAGCTAGTCCCAAGCATAGCTCTGGAAACGACAGCGTATAAAACAACACAGGATCCAATATTACCGACTGCTACTTGCCCATGAGTGTAGGTGCCTCTCCCCGGGGTCAATAACGAATCGGGAGTCGAATTACAACGAAAGGAAAAGGAATGTACTAAGACAAGACTAAGCCAAACGAGAAACTGCAACAAGACTGACTTTTAGAAGTTTTTCAGGCCGCTTGTTAACATAATATGGGTATTTTTTAAGGAAAAGAGTAGGAGTAAGTTGTGCGCGCGCCGAACGTTGTGATTGGCTAAAGCGCTACCCCCAGAAATGAATAGGAAGTCGATTGAATGACGCAATATCCGCACTCGATTGCATCATATACGGAAATCTTATGTAATATTTCTGAGAATTGCGTCATCtttttattaagtaggtatatcgaCTGGACAGGTAGGCAGGGTGGTCGACAGGGTCGAAGTACATTAAGTGGTCATTAAAATCGCGTAATATTTTGATGTCTCAGGGATCCGCAAAATATTTCTTCGTGTATGGAGGGAGAAAAATAACAATGTTTTTTCTCCCAAGTATAAGTTGACAGATTTCGACGTAATATTTCTCCCACGTAGTCGGCATATAATTCCATTATTTCGAGGTCGATATTTTCTCCCAGTGTATGTGGGAGAAAAGccatatttttctcccagtataagatgaaatattacgttttctcccagtataggcaGTAGAATTCGAACAGCTTTCTGTCACCATAGGTGGGAGAAATTGAttagttttctcccagtataggtgacttaaaagtgataattttctcccattacagAAGTTCAAGAAAGGGACCTGATCGATAGGGTTCAAGTGCAAGAATATCATAATCCGAACCGAAGGCCGCTGCCAGAGCCGAACATGAACGTACGAGAATTCGAACCGGCACCGAGACCACGAGTAGCGCGGGAAGATAGAAGGTGGCAGCAGGACGTACCGCGTAGACCAGCGGGACAAGAACGAGAAGCTCGCGACGATCGTATTCAGGCCATGGCCCAACACCCGATTCGACAAGACGTTCCCGAGCAGCAGCGTCGAAACTGCGAGCAGCCAAGGCAGCCCGCGCAAGAGCAGCAGCCAGAGAACCGAATGCCGCAAGAAGTAGCGGTACCGGCGATTGGCGTAGGTCTCGGGAGAGGACGGCTAGCTGAGCGACGAGAAAATAGAAGACGAGAACTGGAAATGGCTCAGCGCCAGAACCAGGAAAACCAAAATCCTGAAAATAACCGTCGATAAAGAGCAGCGCGGTTCGTGTATACGTGATGTAAATAAGGATAGAATTTCGAAGAGTAGCGACCGGAGTTGGTTTAAATTACGTTTCCTATTTTGTAATCCCAAATAGTCTAAAGAGAAGAGACTGTAATTTTGTTACGATTATTAGtggtagtttttttatttttgttgttgttttgttaaaattttttctcgttcgtTTGCCAAAAGAGGAGCCAAAAGAAGAGTGGtttctttttattgttttttacgAGTAGATGGAACTTGTTGTGTTTAGTttatgttttgtatttttttttattgttta
The sequence above is a segment of the Planococcus citri chromosome 3, ihPlaCitr1.1, whole genome shotgun sequence genome. Coding sequences within it:
- the LOC135840619 gene encoding uncharacterized protein K02A2.6-like, which gives rise to MSEFKRLGIKTPLRPSRYTLRIYDKSLVKIAGYVPVRVEYDGKEYKLILRVVHGDYDSVIGRDWIFPMQLDIRQLNAEIAPIHKIDIDLNAEIDKLVSEFADIFGDSPGRLPGEPVSFKLCADANPIFCRARSVPYALRDAVNEEIDRLVREKIYTPTETSEWATPIVPVVKSNGSVRLTGDYSVTLNKYIIPEEYQIPNSEEMLMELEGILFAKYDIVEAYMHMGVTAECAKLLAVNTPKGVHLVNCLNYGIQCAPSKFQRRLEEIIRKIPGFKNFFDDIRQASKTPEEHLQRMRMFFEVCRTNNLRLNKQKCVFVTDKLNYLGYTIDANGLHKTTEKVDLILNIPQPTNLDELQSFIGLVGYYSKFIPNFSDIAHPLNQLRRKNVPFVWSNACEMAFCKLKEEIASDRVLCHYNPAKELILSTDASPFALGAVLSHRFAEGERPIAFVSRTLTETESRYSQLDKEALAIYWGMKKFFNYLYGRPFTLITDCKPLLSIFAPSAAKPALSANRLLHYALFLQGFNYKVIYRRSSEHINADFASRHPHQIANASQIDVPTWSHINTINVLPVNAEMIAEATLLEPSSASLIAQLRGEERCTLKPSELAQYSLHGNCIMKNDCVYIPASLRKPVLAELHRGHCGIVRCKQLARSYVYWPKIDRDIEEMVSACPTCVKKDPPKEPFHPWQNPNAPWLRIHADIGQVGNTYLLVIVDASSKWPEGYVLHSTTSQRIIACFEDTFARFGLPATLVTDNGPQFAATEFAEFVRRNGINHVFSPPYCPYSNGQAERFIQIVKRGIAADQVGSMEERLQRVLFAYRRNKCSSTGKSPAAAMLGRELRTHLDLVKPTNAPETSTIPARRSFNVNEKVQLRMYNNRQKWINGVVLQKLGEVVYLVKDESNQTHKRHINQLRRAAVPKANPIPISIFSDPASRSNENIPAPRTPQSAPRTPPPAPMRRSERERHAPLRYSP